The nucleotide sequence ACCCATCCGAGATCAAGATCGCCACTAGAACCAACTTCAAAGCTATTCTTACCCTTAGCTTCGGCCGCCGCAGCTGAAGCCGCCGTGAGATCGCTTAAACGACCACCGTGTGGTGTTAATCCATCGCTGAAGAAGCTCGATGACGGCTGGCTATGGAGGTAACTTGGAGTAGAAGAAGGTGAAAGAGCAAATTGTAAAGGACTGCCTTGCTGCAATTGGAGATCTCTCTCTCCGACATCAAGCCACGGCGGAATACGGTGCTGGTGGTGGTTGCTTAGATTCGCTGAGGCGATCATCGCCGCCGTGGAAACTGGCATGGTAACCGGAGACGACGAGGAAGCCGCGAGTGCTTCCGTGAGACTGAAGGAATCTAAAGAACTAATCAACTCGTTTAGCACGGCGGTGCGACGGCGGCTCAGCCGTGAAAACGCAGCGGCTTTATCAGCCGGTGACAACGGTGGAGACGAAGACGGTGATCTTGACAACCCCAAAAGGGTGCTCGTCGGAGAGTGTGAACAAAACAAGCAACACCGgttatttttattacttaacACCGACGCGGGAGATGACGACGCCGATCCACCGCAACCACCGGAGATATAATTCTCCGGCGACGACGGCAGAAGAATTCTAAGCTGACGTGGAGAATGAGCAAAGAAACATACTTTTCTCTTACAATGCTTACCGTCTTTGCAAGCTTCCGTACGGTAACGACTAGGGTGAAGCCAACACTCAAAAACACCATGCGCAAAGCCGCATTGGTCACCACGGCTACAATCACCGCCGCCTTGGCGACTATACTCAGGGCATACTTCGCCGATGTAGTGAAACCGGCGAGGGTCACGACGACGAGCCTTTTCACCAGGATGAGAGAAAGGACAGTCAGTCCAATCATGGCTACGGCTACGTGTGCACCGTCGGATCTTGAATTCGTACATCCTAAAATGGTCCCCGGCGTAAGGATCTTCCGAGTCAGAGTCGTAAGAATAGTCTCTTTGGTCTTTATAGTCGCGAAGGGGACTTGAAACCGACGACGGAGACTTGGCGGAGGAGAGAAGCTTTCTCGGCAGGATATCCACCGTTGGTCTATTGATGTGGCCGACGTCCATGTCTACGTGGCGAaagatgagagattgagagaatttTTTGTGTATATACACTTCGTTTGTGTACtagttttgggttttgaaagagagagagagataagtgtGGGATAAAATGAAAGATGCCtaattgtctatatatatatacgagatATGGAGtggttattacttattagagAAAAGAGATGAGGCCAAGAAAAGTTAAGGCGTTTTATAttagttgttgacaaacaaatATCAAGACCTTGGACGTGGTTTTATTCGGCTTTATAGGATATTTTGCTTACTAACACAATGattaaaaaactattaaatatttaatttttaatgaaaataattaatctgtggtaaaattaaaaaaattagaaatttaaatatacacaaatatttttaatagatataaatatcaagatgttttatatatgacatacctaatataaaaaataaagtattattaataattaactaaaagaaaatCCAACCAATAAAAAAAGACTTCATAATTTAaagattcaaaaatatcaataacattaaaatctgcctaaaattttgtaacacattttataaagtaaaaaaaaaacaattcttctcttttaaattcataagaaaagaaaacataatgactattaattttatatctttataaTTCAATGCACctcattaattagttttagttcatatatttaaaacatgatgattattaattttacatcTTTATAATTCAATGCACCTCATTAATTAGTTTAGTTCATATATTTACATTCtctttttaatcaataaatatagTCTGAAACATTTGTTAACATTCTAAACTGAAATGTTTAGTAGTATATATGTTAGTGTTATTGTTGGGTAGATGATAAGTAATTTATACTCCCTCTATTTCATAAAGAGtatcattttgacacatttcacataaattaagaaaagtttgaattatacTTATTTGCCCCTATTTATTAAGTGATTAATGAtcaaaattcaatgaaaatagcTTTGGGTTTaagggtaaaaaagaaaatttagcattaaaacacttattggaaatgtaaaatgacattctttatgaaacaaaaaattttctctagaatgacactctttgtgaaacagagggagtaagtTATTTTACAAAAGGAAGAAGGATGATGAGGTGTAGAGTAAAGAAGGGGACAAAAGGGAAGAGTTCGTGGCGAGAGAATATAAAGATAGGTTCATGCAACTGAGTAGGAGCTGGCGTTCTCTTACGGATATCGAGTCACTGTTTCTGAATAtacaatttgatatatttttttagataggCATATTTACATTACATGCATGTGTTATCTTATATTCTCGATCTAAAAATTAAAGTAGTTAATGGTCAGGAGTCATGACTTATGGATAGTTCTGGAGGAAACTTTGCAACACAGAAAGGCACGTACATgataataaaagtataaaacactATTAAACATAACCATATAATATCTATACATGCAACTTTAATGttatacagtatataatataatagtaTTAATAATGTTGTTAACAGGTTTGATATGTTAACAAGCTTTCTCGATTTCTATAATTGTTACGTGGCTAGCTCGCATGGAAACAAagaacctttgttttttttcttccaaccgGTAGTTTCTTCTCAAAAACAATTGATTCTATGTGCAAGTTTTaaaacttacattttttttgttacggaCAAACAAATCGAAATTATAACTTCAATACAAAATTTTCCCAAAACAAATAcgcatatgatttttttatttgtatactTTTTATGAAGCAAAAAATATTGTCGACGACATATTTAAACTAAACTTAAGTCAATtcaaatgttttcttaatttaaacgagaaagatcaagaaaattaatattgaaGAAGCATTTCACTCGATTTGGCTCTTCAGCACTTTTGTAAGAAAACTGAATTcgaaaccaaaattaaaatgacAAGCAGActcaattttttctttcaatttggCTGCCACATTCTCTGAAGCAAAATATTCTAAAGCTGAAAAGGTTGTACgataataaatttaaacaaaaccaaaattgaataCAGAGATCCATTTTTGTTACCCCCTTTAAAAAATTGGCCACATAACAACCCATCAAGACTTAAACCCTGCATAAAAGATTACCAATCACACGATATCATTAATAATGGTTTtgactatatatttttgtaatttttattatataacgAGGATCATATTGAGTTGAACCCAAACTAAACTAATCTCAAGACCTACaaagataattcaaatatttttccacttaaaaaataaaaactaatgttTACATACTTACGTGGAGCAATCCATGCTAGAGGAGATAGGGAAGCTGAGATGTGTGTTGCAAAGAAGAGGAAGCTGTTGGATCTTATCAGCCAAGATTGGAGGCGTATAACCTCTCGTCATTATCTCAATACAATTACACAGAAGCCTCGGATTCTCTTTTTTGTGTTTCGCAATTACGTTGAGTTTTCCGATATGGGCACAACATTTTTTATCGGGTTTGTAGTAATATCCCGTGAGAAAGTCGAGACAATAAGCAAAATAATCATATGTGTATGCACAAAATGGTACGTATGAGTGGACCTGAATCAGTAGCCTAGTGTGATCGGAGATCACGAGAAGTAGTAGTAGTGATATCACGACTAATTTACTCGTGTGTGTATCCATTTCTAGACTTCGATTTGATGACACAATGAGAGACAACCTCTTAGACTAACTTAGTCATGTGTCCATTTCTAAACTTTCGATTTAATGAAAATGAGCTCTTAGACTGTTTCTGATATATGAGGAGGATTGTATATAGTATTTAGTATTAGTCATGTTTATTTCatgagtttttggttttgtactTGATGGTTGGGGTCATCGTATACGTATATaccaatgaaaaaaatacaaaccgAATGAACctagctttcttctttttttttgacaaactcctagctttcttcttttactaaaatttgTGAAGATAATTGATTCACAAATTTAATATtctcatttttccttttttacgCCACATATCATTCTCTTTCTTCTGTATCTAACAATTCAacatacattttaattttaatcttttttttttttttttttNCTCATACGCAATTTTGGGATTAGCCGGCGCGATCTGTATACACACTTTTCACTATATTTGTAAGTAGAGAGTAATTGTCATGAAAACATGGATAAAGTAAAATCGTATAATAGTTTTGGCCATAAATAATGCAAATGATATTTTATACTCGTTATTCTTTATATGttcatgtcaaattttatttaattttgggaGAAGCAACTTTTTTTTCCTAGCTACCAttattaaatgtatattttcttgTCGTTTAAGAGTTAGTTTTATGGTAGAActttttttctcataattttgtaattagattaaatttatgttgatgatgatttgattttagatgttataaaaaatataggatgattattatttttttaatacaagcAATGGATTAGATTAGAACAATTAATGGTTTACActatggttttttatttatttatttttattgtgttttttttttctttttttgtcaactatttatatttattatgttcaaataaaaagacgatgaaattgaaaaaaaacaaaaagataaaacgaACATTCATACGAACATTCCGATAACACATGAGTAATAAGAACTAGATCAACTTCTAAGAACATAAATTACAAGTTTATGTAAATGACATGCTTTCTATGTGTtcattcttttattattaatttttattatagcACGATGTCCACATCCATATCAAGATTagacgtgttttttttttgttgaacaaccAAATACTTCCTTTCTAGTTCCATTAACTAGAAAGTAACATACAAAGCAGGTAGAAATAGCTTAAACAACAGTAGAGGGCATACTCCAAATTTAAAGACAACGATAGTACAAGGATAGATAATAACAAAGATATAAGGATCTTGAGAGCTATGGACCAAATGCTGAATAGCAAGCTGGAGCATATGAGGTCAAGAAATATCCATGCAGCTTCCATGAACAAGTCATTGGAAGAGAAGGTGGCCACTGTCTTGATTCGAAGACTGGGTGGCGATGAAGCAGTCAAAGCTGAGGATCTCATCGAAATGAGAAAGTCTACACGAAGTAGTGCTTTGTCTAAGGTGTGAGCAGGGTTGTGAATGCTCTGATTACCGATCACTGTAAAAGTGGTTGCGGTTTTAAGGTTGAGAGGGGGAAGCTTGAAGAGGTTGGGGTAACCACTACTCCTTGGAATGGTGATCATAATGCCCCTATTCTTCAAACCTAAATGAGGGAACTTCAACAAGTAGATGGTATGCAAATTGGAGAGCTTGGAACAAGGAAATAATGGAGAGAACAAACTGGCTAAACAGCGGTAATCCCCACTCCGCAGAGGTGGAACCATAGTGCCGAGTTTAAGCCTAGTTATACACTGAGGCTGAAGGAGTTGAGGGTTTGGTGATATGCGGCAAATAGGATCAACGGATGCAAGCAGCATAAGTCGCCAGAGAGATGGTTCAGGGTTAAGAACATAGCTCTGCAATGCAGTCCTCCATACCAAAGTAATCAACTTTCCTCGACACAAATAGATGTCAAGCCAATCAAAAGAAACCGAGACTCTACTACCGAGGGGACCCCGACTTGACCAAGTAGAGAAACTCGATTCTAAAGATTTTGAGCTTGAAGTAAATTTATCACAACCGGTTCTGAGGATGCAGACTTTACATTCAGAACCTTCTTGTCGAGTACAACCAAGCAACCAGGTGACACAGAGGTCTAGACGGGTTGGGTTCAAAACAGCTTTAGCGGATCTACGCATATTCCAGTTCAGGGGCAACGCAACTAACCAAGATATCCTAGAGGCCAGGAAATTGGGTAAAGAGTGAAAATCGAACCTGGAGAGCGGAATCAATGTTATGCTAGGGAGCGCCAAGGATGTAGATTTCACCGTCAAAGTCTTCATCGGCTCCAATGTCAAAACAGAGCTCCCGTCCAGCTGCAGCCAAGCAAACCACTTGGTGAGGGGAAAAACTTCCAAGGAGCGGAGAGTTGTTGCGGTTGACAGTTTTAAGAGGCGATAAGATCGGCGGGAATCAAGGCAATTGGGGCGTTCAGGGGACTCAGAGGGAACATCTCGTGGCTGGGACCACGAAGGCGCAGGCACATCGAGACGATTCACCAGAAACTGAGGCAGGGGGAGGGGAGAACGAAGCTGAAGCATGCTCGGAGTTGAGATCCAGAATCTCGAGGGAACTCCGGGGAAAACAAGAGACCaagaaacaaaggagaaaacGATGCAGTAGAGGATTGTAGAGCTTGCCAGAAGAGGTAGAACCCGACGCCGGTGAGCCGGAGCTCTACCGGCGTCGGGGAGAAGAGTTGGTAGCGGCGCCTCGGGAATAGTgtctgagagagaaaaaatattagGGCGAACTTTTTGTCCTCTTTTCCTTTAGATTCTAATCAATGTATCAAGATTAGACGTTTTGATGAACATTTACAACCAAAATAAACCTTACTTAAACAAGTTTCTGAAGCTCATTCTTGATCTCCATGACTCCATCAACAAGTTTATGCAAAATTATCATAGATCACGCTAAAGTTATTTTATTCTTCTCATCTCATGATTCAATTAACTCATCAAAcctacaaaaaattataatgatgTAGCATTTGCTTGTTGCATTTCTAGTGCATAAAAGTGCTTTTCCATCCATTTTTTTGGAGATACTATTATAGTCGGTCATGAGCATTTTGATTATTCTATAACGTTTTTTTCCTCGCCTATGaatcattaaaaaatagttcatgcaaacataaaatagaaaatcatcgaaaatatcattttttttagtatcaaaaaattattttttacaattgtatcatttactgttttttttccaTGATTGATCAATGGTATTTTCGATAATTATGTGACACTACGACGAACTGTTTTTGATAGAAGGTTTGATTTAAGTTTGGATTTAGATTTGGTTAGTATTACAATCAATTAATTAGGCGATTGTCAAACAAGGAAAACGGGTTTTGTAGTGACTTAAAAAACTTCCCATACAATGATTTTATAACTcatctaggttttcggataagggaacttctctcttttctctctctcttttctctaaaAAGGTAGCTTTCAGATCTAGGTTTTCGCCTCTCCGGTGTGCCCTTCCGGTGCCGGAGAGGGCTCTCTTTCCTCCCGTagctttctctcttccttctgaCTTTGCCCTTCTCATCAGTAAGGTAGTCCCCCGTCTTGGTCTGGTCTCTCGGGTTGGTGGTTCCGGTGATTATGCTCGGCGCGTGAAGCGAAGATTCTGGTGGTGGTAACCGCTGGTGAAAGTCTGGAGATGATGCTTGAGGACGGCATCAAATCCGGTACCAGATCTAGCGGTTCGGGTGTGGTTTCTTCGTCTGTCGATCTTCCTCTCCGGCGGTTCGTTGGCTTTAGATGAGCAGTGAGGTTTATTCTCACTCCAGCCGAGGTGGTGCTTTGCTTGGTGGTTTGGCTTGTTTGTCAGGTAAGGAGGGCGGCTCTTCATCTTCAGGCTTTGGATCTGCAGGAGGAAGACAGAGGTGGGTAGATCTCTTCTCCGGCAACAGAGGTGTGGTTTGGTCTCCCAGCCGATGTGACTGTGGCTTCTTTTTTGGCGGTTCGGGAAGCTCCTGATCAAGTCGCGGTGGCTCGCGGTGGAGTTTTTTCTCAGGGTTCAGCCGTCCATTTGAAGCTGCGGTTTGCGGCGGAAGTCGGCTGGGAGTCAGGATGGATGAGTTGCATTTGTCACGGTGGTTAACTGTGGAGTTTGGCAGCTTCTAGGCTCTCGTGGGTTTCCAGGATGTGGATGGTGAACTGAACCACCACCGTCTGCAAACCGCCACGATTCTTGCTTCCACCGGACCGGATTGAAGAGTTGTTACCTGAAGGAAGCGGTGGTCGCCGGAGTTGGAAGGGGGGTGTTCGATCTGAGTGAGCAGGTTGCTAGGAACGGGACTTGACTTCGCGGAGCCTGTTATTGGTTGTCTGAACTGGCCGGAAGATTTGTAGCAGGTCAGGTGGGTTCACCGGAGAAAGAGACCTGACGGATCTGGGTTGCTTCCGTCAAGGGATTCGATCTGGTGAATCCGCCACAACGCCGTCGATCTTGCAACCACCGGCGTTACAGTTCGAACAGCTGTCTCAGGTTGATCAGCAGGATCCGATCCTCCTTTCCGGCGAAGGCTCTTCGACGTcgtttttccttctttttgtatCTGTTGGGTTTTCTGTATGTAATCCAAGGCCAAGCTCATTTGGGAAGGCccattaaatttaatataatatatttaaaaaaaaaaaaaaaagattttataactCCAAAGTTagtctcaatatatatatatatatatttaattaattaatattcatttaaaaaCCCTAACGGGCTGGGCCGAGGCCTTACACATTTCTGATCTAATTACAAAACGGAAAAAGAGGAGGTTGCCGGATCCGGTCATGAAGCTCGGATCCTGTGTGATCTCACGGAAAGCAGAGAGATCAAACCTTAAATCCGGCGGAGTTCAAGGTCCACGGCCTAGCGACCCCACCGAAGAATCGAAGATCGACGGCGGAAGAAACCCGGTTTCCACCATCGACCTCTTTCCTCCGGTGGACCACTTGAGCTACAAACCTCCCGGAAAGTTAATCCCTCCGACAAACCAGATCGACGATGTTAGATCCCCACCTAGCAACCTGACATACTGACATCTAACCCTTCTCTTCCAGATCCAGACTCCCCAATTTTCCAGAGCAGAAACCCTTCAATCCGGACGGGTGGAAGCTAATCGCGGCGAGACAGAAGATTGATGGCTCAGACAAAACTTCTGAACACGGAGCCCACGACTGTAGTGACCCTGACCAGGAGTAGAAATCTTAAAATGAAAGATCGGAGAAATGGCCCGGAAAAGatgtaagaaagaagaagaaggaaaacaaaagggaaTGGTCGAGAGAAGCCTGGGAAAATATTCGTAAGTTGGACAATGGCCAAGCCAAAGACCGGAGTAACCGGATGTACGACCGAGACCCTAAGACCGATCAGGAGTCAGAAGAATGGGCCGAGAAGGTCGAGGAAAGTTGGTCGAGAAAATTTGCCGAGAAGGTCGAGAAAAGTTGGTCAAGAAAATTTGTCGAGGATCGAAAgagttgccgagtactcgagaaaatttGTCGAGGATCGAAAgagttgccgagtactcgagaaaatttGTCGAGGATCGAAAGAGTTgtcgagtactcgagaaaatttGTCGAGGATCGAAAGAATTgtcgagtactcgagaaaatttGTCGAGGATCGAAAgagttgccgagtactcgagaaaattgtcgagagcCCGAGAAATTTTGCCGATGACCCGAGAAAGAGTGTCGAGATGTCCGAGACGCGTAGTCGAAGGTGCCGGACGAAGGATCGAGTATTTGGGGAGAAAATTCTTTTTCTCAAGATTCTGACCAATGAGAAGTAAGGAAAGTGggaag is from Camelina sativa cultivar DH55 chromosome 20, Cs, whole genome shotgun sequence and encodes:
- the LOC104771584 gene encoding zinc finger CCCH domain-containing protein 61-like, producing MDVGHINRPTVDILPRKLLSSAKSPSSVSSPLRDYKDQRDYSYDSDSEDPYAGDHFRMYEFKIRRCTRSRSHDWTDCPFSHPGEKARRRDPRRFHYIGEVCPEYSRQGGGDCSRGDQCGFAHGVFECWLHPSRYRTEACKDGKHCKRKVCFFAHSPRQLRILLPSSPENYISGGCGGSASSSPASVLSNKNNRCCLFCSHSPTSTLLGLSRSPSSSPPLSPADKAAAFSRLSRRRTAVLNELISSLDSFSLTEALAASSSSPVTMPVSTAAMIASANLSNHHQHRIPPWLDVGERDLQLQQGSPLQFALSPSSTPSYLHSQPSSSFFSDGLTPHGGRLSDLTAASAAAAEAKGKNSFEVGSSGDLDLGWVNDLLT
- the LOC104771585 gene encoding non-specific lipid-transfer protein 13, which gives rise to MDTHTSKLVVISLLLLLVISDHTRLLIQVHSYVPFCAYTYDYFAYCLDFLTGYYYKPDKKCCAHIGKLNVIAKHKKENPRLLCNCIEIMTRGYTPPILADKIQQLPLLCNTHLSFPISSSMDCST